One uncultured Draconibacterium sp. genomic window, TGCTCCAATGTGTGCAATGAATAAATCTTCGTTGTCAGTAGAGTTACGACGGATTTTAGCGTCGAAATTGGTACCGCCACCTTGCATGCCACCACCTTTAAGTACAACTATCATTGCCTGTGTTAATTCATACAAATCAACCGGAAACTGGTCTGTATCCCACCCGTTTTGAACATCTCCACGGTTTGCATCAATTGCTCCCAGCATGCCATTATCAACAGCACATTGTAGTTCGTGCTCGAAAGTGTGTCCGGCTAAGGTTGCATGGTTTACTTCGATGTTAATTTTGAAATCATTCTCCAAGCCAAATTCTTTTAAGAAACCAATAACAGTTTCGGTATCAACATCATACTGGTGTTTCATTGGCTCCATCGGTTTAGGTTCAGTCAGGAAAGTTCCTGTAAAACCTTTTGAACGGCCGTAGTCGCGAGCCATTTGTAGCATGGTTCCAAGATGTTGTTTTTCACGTTTCATGTTTGTGTTTAACAAGGACATATACCCTTCGCGGCCTCCCCAAAATACATATGCTTTACCACCCAATGCAATGGTTGCATCAATTGAGTTTTTAATTTGTAGCATTGCACGTGCAGCAGCGTTAAAATCAGGATTGGTGCTGGCACCATTCATATAACGCGCATGCGAGAATACATTTGCTGTTCCCCACATAAGTTTTATGCCTGTTTTAGCTTGTTTTTCTTTTGCATATTCAACAATAGCTTTTAAGTTAGCTTCGTATTCTTCAATGCTGTTTCCTTCGTCAACCAAATCAATGTCGTGGAAACAATAGTACTCTATTCCCATTTTTTGCATGAATTCGAAACCTGCATCCATTTTGTTCTTTGCTGCTTCAACTGCATCCTCAGCACCTACCCACGGATGATTTTGTGTGCCGCCACCAAATGGATCGCCACCATCGGCGCATAAGGTATGCCACCAGGCCATTGAGAATTTAAACCACTCGGCCATTGTTTTGCCATAAACTACTTTTTCAGGATTGTAGTAACGAAAAGCCATTGGATTCTTGCTTTCTTTTCCTTCAAATTTAATTTTTTCCACTGCCGGGAAATAAACTGCTTTACTCATTTTGTTTTTTATAATAATTATTGTTGTATTGTATGTAAATTTTTTGTAATACAAATAGTTAGATGAATTTTTCGAGCAAGCTTTTCCAGTTGCCGTAAGCCGCTTCGTATTCTGCTTTTTTAGTTAAATCGGGCTCAATCGTTTCCAGTTTTGTTAAACTTCCAAAAGCTTCATTAAACGATTTGTAGTACCCCGAACCAACTCCTGCGCCTCGTGCCGCACCTACCGAACCATCGGTATTGTATAGTTCGATTGTAGCGCCGGAAATACCTGCCAGTGTATTTCTGAAAATAGGAGAGAGAAACATATTCGCTTTTCCGGCTCGGATAACCGATGCGTTAATTCCGATGTTTTGCATAATTTCCATTCCGTAATTAAACGAGAATACAATTCCTTCCTGTGCGGCGCGCAACAAATGGCCTTTGTCGTGTATGTTAAAATTTATACCGCTTAATTGCGATCCAATGTTTTTGTTGTTTAAAACACGTTCGGCACCGTTTCCAAAAGGTAAAATAGTTACTCCGTTTGAGCCGATTGCTACTTTGGATGCCAATTCATTCATTTGTTCGTACGACAGGTTTTCGCCTACCATTCGTTTTAACCAGGCATTTAATATGCCGGTACCGTTAATACAAAGCAGCACACCCAAACGAGCCTGTTCGGCAGTATGATTAACGTGTGCAAATGTATTTACGCGCGATTGTGGGTCGTATTTAATTTCGTCGCTAACACCATAAACCACACCCGAAGTACCTGCTGTTGTAGCAATTTCGCCCGGATTTAGCACATTTAACGACAGTGCATTGTTGGGCTGGTCGCCGGCACGGTAGCTTATTTTTGTTTTGCTTGAAAGTCCCAGTTCATTTGCCACTTTTTCCGAAACCTGTCCTTGTACTGCAAAAGTTGGAACAATTTCAGGAATTATGTCGGACGAAAAACCGTAGTTTTCGAATAAAAGGTCGGCCATAGAATTCTCTTTAAAATTCCACATAATTCCTTCCGAAAGACCGCTAACAGTTGTTTGAACTTCGCCGCTTAGTTTCATGGCAATGTAATCTCCCGGAAGCATTATCTTATATACTTTGGCAAAAAGGTCTGGTTCGTTTTCTTTTACCCATTTAAGTTTCGAGGCGGTGAAATTGCCCGGAGAATTAAGCAAATTGGTTAAACAACGTTGTCCTCCAATTTCGTCAAAAGCCTGGTCTCCGTATTTTGCAGCTCGGCTGTCGCACCAAATAATCGAAGGGCGAATAACATCCATGTTTTTATCTATCATTACCAAACCATGCATTTGGTATGATATCCCTATTGATTCAATAGTTTCGGGTGCTACTTTCGATTCAGCCAACACATCGGCAAGCGCAAGTTTCATATTTTCCCACCACAATTCTGGAGACTGTTCTGCCCAACCTGCTTTGTGGGCTGTAATTTTCATTTCTTGTTTTGGATGGAAAGATGAAGCGACCAAATCGCCGTTTTCTCCGTTGATAAGTGAAACTTTTACTGAAGAGCTACCGATGTCAATTCCAAGTAAGTGCATGATTTATAGTATTGTATGGTTTTTAAAATAACTGAACTGTTCCGTTCCGTTCTGATTTGCTAAACTAAAGTTTTTTCTGAAGTTATAAAATCGAAAAAAAATGTTTTAAAACATATTATATCGAAGGGCGTATTTTTAGAGTTGTTGGCACTTCAAAACGCATGAGTTCGCCATTGCTTACAAATTCAGCCGCCTTTTGTCCCATCAACTCGAAATCGGTCGAAATTACAGTAATCCCGTTTTTTACATATTTTTTCATAGGTGTTTCGTTGTACGAAATCACACCTACTTCATTTCCGGGTTCATAACCATTTTCGGCACACTGATCTAAAAAGTTGGCAAGAGTCCGGTCGCTCACCAAAAAGTACAAACTACCTGGTTTAATGGTAAATTCGTCGTTCTCGAAAATTACCTTGTGTTTGATTTTGAATGTGGTACAGAAGTGTTTAAAATGGTCAACTACTTCTTTGGGATGGTAGGTAAACGAAGGGTAGTAGAATATAAATTCCTCGTATTTTTTAATGGCTTTCAAGTTATTTCTAAAACACTTAAAAACAGCTTCGCCAAAATTTTGATAAATCACCGATTGTTTTGTGGTTGTATTAATATTCCAGTCAATAATTAGCAATTGCTCTTTTGGTATTTTTTTAATTATGGTCGGAACTTTCGGGTGGTCGAAATTCATTACAATGTATTTGCTGTATTTACCAACACTTTCGGTTATAATTTTATCGAATACCCCAATGTTATAGTGGTGAAAATGCAAATCAACACTTATGTTTTTTGGAAGCGTCCGTAAAAACGAGTGGTATAAAACCTCTTTGTACGCTTTAAATGTATCGAGAAACAGAAATACTTTGATGATTTTTTTTGTAACAAAATATCCGCGGTTGGGAACAGATTCAACTGCACCACGTTTTTTTAGTTCGGCATAAGCTTTAAAAACCGTGTCGCGCGACAACTGACACTCTTTCATTATTTGGTTCACCGAAGGTAGCATGTCTCCCTGTTTGAGCTCGTTCTGGCTAATCGAGTTCATTATTGCATCAACCAGTTGTTGAAATTTGAGGATATTGGAATTTTGGTCGATGGTAAATTTAAAGTCGCTCATTTGTTTGATTTGTTTGGCAGAACAGCCCTATTCTGTTCTGTTCCACAAAACTAAAAATAATATTCTAATAAGCGAGCACGTACCCTTCTCAAATACCCCTTTCGTTTTAACATTTATTATGCTTAAAGCATACAATAGTATTTAAAGCATGTCGTTTTAGGTTAAAAGGATAAAGTGAAGTGTTTTTCTAGTGGTTAAGTTTGGTCAGCAATTCTTTTTATACTTCAGCTTTTATCCTTTTTTATTTTTTCAAATTTCCGAATACCTTTGAAAGAAAAAATCAGAAAAGTATGATGCAAGACCTTATTCGGAAAAACCGGAGTTATCGCCGGTTTGATTCATCGGTAAAAATTTCAGCAGAACAAGTAAAAGCGTGGATTGATTTGGCTCGATTGTCGGGTAGCGGACGCAATGCACAGCCATTAAAATATGTGGTAGTTACAGATGAAAAAATGTGTGATAAAATATTTCCATATATTGGTTGGGCAGGCTATTTAAGTGAATGGAAGGGGCCGGAAGAAGGCGAGCGTCCGGTTGCCTACATTGCAGTATTAAAGGATAAAAAAATTGCTGATAACCATTATTGCGACGATGGAATTGCCATGCAAAGTATTTTACTTGGGGCAGTTGAGGCTGGTTTTGGCGGATGTATGATCGGATCAGTAAATCAACGAAAAGTATCGATACTGTTAGATTTGCCCGAGCACATTGAACTCCTTTGGATGATTGCTTTGGGTAAGCCGGCTGAAAAAGTTGTTATTGAAACAGCTGAAAACGACATAAAATACTGGCGCGATGAAGAGGGTGTGCACCATGTTCCGAAGAGACCGCTGGAAGAGATTATTTTAAAAACAATGTGATGTATTTTGGAGCACCTTTTAAATACCGTAGAGTTTAATTTTTCATGCAAATATTTTTGCTACTATTCTGGCCATAAATATAAATTAATCATCGAATCTATTGTTTAAAAGCAATGCTTTCGCTCCTGCCGGAGGCCATACTATTTGGCTTCCTGCCCGTTCGGTCAGACGGGGATCCAAATAGTATGCACAAAGATCAAGGCAGCTTTTGCTCTTCGCACATCATCTTTACAAAACCTAACTTCGGACGGGTGATCTTCTCACACATTCGAAGCTTCCCGCTCTCCGTAAGGTTTTGTTTTGATTCAGCACTCGACCAAAAGAGGCCGACTCACAATAGGATGCCATAAAATAGTACACGTTTTGCAGCCCGAAAGTCCGCCTTCAGGAAAATGCGTTAAGAAATTTTGGGCATGCAGCGTTAAAAAAGAAAAGCTGTTTGACACTGACCGGAAGAATGGAGTGTCAGTGGAGTTCTTTTCTTTTAGCGGAGTTCCTAAAATTTTAGCAATTTTCATGTCAGCGGTGGCATTTTTGCTAACTTTTTTTGCTGTAGAAAAAAGTTAGTCGCAGCGAAGCGAGAAAAATATTCTTTTTGCGTGTATTAAGAATTCTTCCACAGGCATTTTAATGTGACCCTATATTTTCTCGATTACTACTAAATAAAAAGCATAAAAAAAGGATGGCAGTGCCATCCTTTTATGTTTAACTCCTAAAAATTACCCCCTTATAAAAAGTGCCTTAATTATATGCTGAGCCATTTTCGGATTTTCTTTAAGTCTTCGTGTTGAATAGTTGAACCATTGCACTCCGTATGGAACATATACCCGCATCCGGTGTCCGTCTTCAACTATCATTTGTCGTAACTCTGGTGTTACCCCGTACAGCATCTGAAATTCGTACATGCTTTTCGGAATATTCAGTTCCTGAATCATTTTAATTGATTCTTCCACCAGGTATTTGTCATGGGTTGCAATTCCTACGTACATTTTATTTTCAAACATGTACTTCAGATCTGCTAAAAAGTGTTCGCGTACTTCCTCGAATTTTTTGAAGGCAATGTTTGCAGGTTCCACATAAATCCCCTTGCACAATCTGAAATTTATAGGATGTGCTTCTGAATTAATGTCATTTAATACTTCTAAATCGCTATGTGTACGACGAAGATATGCCTGAACAACCAGCCCTACATTTTTAGGGAATTCGTTGCGTAGTTTTCGAAACATTTCAATTTCCATGTCAACGCACTGCGAATCTTCCATGTCGATCCGGATAAACGAATCTTTCTGAGCAGCAAGAACTGCAATTTCTCTTATGTAATTATAACATACATCTTTATCAATCAACAAACCAAACATGGTTGGTTTTAACGAGAAATTTCCTTTTACTCCTTCCGAAGTAAAACGAGTAATAATTTCTATGTATTGGTTTTTGTTGTCTTCGGCTTCGCTCAGCGTATTAATAAATTCGCCAAGCAAGTCAATGGTTACCTCAATCCCTTTTTCGTTGAGCAGTTTCGAAGCAAGTAAGCCTTCTTCAATTGTTTCTCCTGCTATGTAACGTTTCGAGAAAACCCACACCAGTTTTTTTGGCATGTAGGGTAAAATATTTGCAATTAGCTTATTCAACATTTTATTTTTTAGTGAATAAATTTTCTTTTGGGTAAAAATAGGTGCTATCAATGTGTTGAAGCAATGATGTTTATCAGCAAGCAACCATGATTTTATGCAGGTTTTTTACGGAAGTTATTGATAGTTAAAGAGATGAAAAAAGTGTTGAAATCCACTTTTGCTTTTCAACTAAAAAATTATCTTTGTCGGGATTTAAAGTATAAACCAAGAACAATTTAAAGTGAAAACCATCCTTGGAACATTTTCGGGGAGTTTCATTTATAACAGTTGAGTAAAAAATGAATGAGATGAAAGGAACATCGTTAGTAGTTAGTGTGGTGCTTTTTGTAGCAGTAGCTGTTTTATATGTATTGCATTTTACGGGTGGTGAAAAATCACAAACTGATAAAATTGAACGTGTTGCCAGTACAGGTGGACTTAAAATAGCATATATTAAAGCTGATTCGGTAATCTTGAATTACAATTTGTCGTTGGATTTGCACGACGAATTTACAAAAATGCAGGAAGCTTATACCACTGAATATGGTGGCAAACGTCAGACTTTTGAAAAAGAAGCAGCTGCATTTCAGGAAAAATTACAACGCGGTGGTTTCTTAACTGAACAACGTGCTGTTCAGGAACGCGATCGTTTATTGGGAAAAGAACAGGAAATTCAGAAGTTGGATCAGGAATTATCGACTAAACTGGCCGAAATTCAGCAAGAGAACAACACCAAAATTTTGGATAACCTTATGGCTTACCTTAAAGAATATAACGATCAGGCTGGTTACGATTACATTGTAAACGGTTCGAGTATTCTTGTAGGCGACGAAGCACACAACATTACAGCTAAAGTATTAAATGCTTTAAATGAAAAATACGCCGCTGAAAAATCGGAATAAATTATTTTACGATTATATCGAGAAATCCGGGAAAGTATCCCGGATTTTTTTTGCGTTTTATTTTGGCAACAGTTACAATGTTATGGTTCACAAATCAATCGAATTAAGTCCGAATTTTTAAACAGTTTCTTAGCTTTGTAAACAATGTTTGCAGATAGTTACCTAAATAAAAACAATAACGAACCGATCATTCAATCCGATGCCGAACCCGGTACAGCCATTATTGTGGTGATACCTTGTTTTCGCGAACCGGAGATAAAACAAACGCTTGAATCGTTAAAAGCATGCCACTTGCCGTCGTGTAAAGTGGAAGTAATTGTGTTGATCAATCATTCAGAAATTGCTACACCTTCAGTAAAGGAATACAACAATGCAACACATGCTGAACTTACCTGCTGGATTGAAAATAACGAAATTGAAGGGCTAAAATTTTATGCACCGGCACCCATCGAACTTAAAAAGAAATGGGCTGGTGCCGGACTGGCACGAAAAAAGGGAATGGATGAGGCTGTACGTCGTTTTAATAAATTGGACACACCCGATGGAATTGTGGTTTCGCTTGACGCCGATACGCTGGTTGAGCAAAATTACCTGGTTGAGATTGAAAATTACTTTCAGCAAAATGCAAAGCATGTTGGTGCAACTCTGGCTTTTGAACATCAAAAGGAAGGCTTGAAGCCCAAACAAAAGGAAGGTATACTTTTGTATGAAAAATACCTCTCTTATTACAAACAATCTCTCGATTTTACAGGCTACCCTTATTCTCTGTTTACCATTGGTTCGGCATTCGCAGTGCGGGCTTTGGCCTATGTAAAGCGGGGAGGAATGAATCGAAGACAGGCAGGTGAAGACTTTTATTTTCTTCAGAACCTGGTGCAAATGGGAAGGGTGGGAGAAATTAATACCACGCGTGTTTATCCATCGGCGCGTTTGTCGGATCGAGTGCCTTTTGGAACCGGACCTATTCTGCAGAAATGGATGAACGGGGAGGAGGATTTAACCTTGAGTTATAATTTTCAGGCTTTTGTTGATTTAAAAGCATTGTTTGATGTAAAGAATTCACTTTTTAAAATAGATGAAACAGCATTTGAAAACACGTTGCAAAATCTGCCTGCAACGGTGGCTGAGTTTATCCGGATTGACGGATTTTGGCGGGAGCTTGAGAATTTGAATAAAAACTGTTCAGCACTTCAAACTTTTCAGACACGTTTCTATCAAACTTTCAATGCTTTTAAAATTTTGAAGTACCTGAACTTTGCCCACGAAACTTATTTTCGGAAAGCCAATCTGGAAGAACAATTACTGCTGTTGAATACTGCCGTTTTAACCCAGAGCAACATCAAGTAGCATCATGGTTGCAAAACCAAGCATGGCACCAATCGTTGATAAATCTGTTTCGTTTCCGGTTTGCGATTCAGGAATAAGTTCTTCCACAACCACAAAAATCATGGCTCCCGCAGCAAACGATAAAGCATAAGGCAAAATAGGAGTAACAACCAATACCAAATAAGCACCAAGTACTGCAGCGATGGGTTCTACTGCTCCCGATAACTGACCGTAATTGAATGCTTTTAAACGCGAAAAACCTTCCCGACGAAGAGGAATTGAAACGGCAGCACCTTCAGGAAAATTTTGCAGGCCAATACCCATGGCCAATGCAACAGCACCGGCTAATGCACCTGCTTCCGGGTTACTTGCAAGTGCTCCAAAAGCCACACCAACTGCCAGCCCTTCCGGAATGTTGTGCAGGGTAATGGCCAACACCAAAAGTACACTGCGTTTCCAGGTTGTTTTTATACCTTCAGCCTTATCCATTTTTAAACCCAAATGCAAGTGAGGTAGAATATTATCGATAATCAAAAGAAATGCTCCTCCTGATAAAAACCCAACAACTGCAGGAATCCAACCTGTTTCACCACGTGCTTCCGTCATCTCGATGGCAGGTTTTAACAGCGACCAAAAACTGGCTGCAATCATAACTCCTGCTGCAAAACCAAGCATCGAATTCAATACTTTCTGGTTGATTTTTTTAAAGAAAAACACCATAGCAGCTCCTAAAGCTGTAACTGCCCATGTAAAAAGCGCAGCAAACAATGCAAGCATTATCGGGTTGTATTCAAGAAGCCAATCTAAGTTCATTTCTACAATTATTTGCGAACAAAATTAACAAAAAGTAGATTAACTGAATATTAATACTCAAAAAGCTTTTAATGGTCAGTTATTCAGTGTGTTGTGTGGGTTGTTTGTAAAAGCTAAGAATTTATTGAAGTATGAATTTTGATTTTTTAGCAAACTTTGTACTTTTGCTGAAACGTTAATGTTAAACTAAAAAAAATCATTGTTATGGCATACAAAATTTCAGATGAATGTATAGCATGCGGAACTTGTATCGATGAGTGTCCGGTTGACGCGATTGCGGAAGGTGATATCTACACAATTGATCCAGAACTTTGCACCGACTGTGGTTCATGCGCAGAAGTTTGTCCTGTTGAGGCAATTGCAATTGACGAATAGACTATTCGACATACAAAATTCAAAAAGGCCTGCTTAGAGTAGGCTTTTTTTATGCCCAGAAGTTTCTGGAATAGATAACCTAAAAACCAATATCCAATATCCAATAACCAAACTACTGCTGGCATACGTTTCCCCTCTGGCAGGAGGGATGTCCCGGTTTTACGGGACGGGGTGGTTTTATTGTAACAATAAGTAACGAGAAAAGACATAACTAAAACGCAATAACCAACTTCCTATTCCATGCTGTACACTTTCTTAAAATCCATTCAAATCCAAAAACGCAGTTGGCAGCAGCAATAAAAATCCGGTAACAATTAGTATAAGCATAAACGGAGCAATCCATTTAAACCATTTTTCGTAAGGGATACGGGCAATTCCAAGTACTCCGATCAAAATACCGGAGGTTGGTGTAATCATGTTTGTAAATCCGTCACCCAACTGGAAGACCACAACTGTTGCCTGGCGCGATATTCCAATCAGATCGGATATTTGCGACATAATTGGAATGGTTAATGCAGCTTGTCCCGAGCCCGACGGAATAAAAACATTCAGCAGGGTTTGAATCAGGTACATAATACCCAGTGTTCCCACTTTTCCAAAATCTTTCATCGAATCTGATACATAAAAAAGAATGGTGTCAATAACAGTCCCATCTTCTAGAATAACAACAATACCGCGTGCTAATCCAACAATCAGCGCAGCCGGAAGTATGTCTTTTGCACCTTCCAGAAAAAGTTTGGTTATGGTATTGGGTGATTTATTGGCAGCAATTCCCGAAAAGATTCCCATTGCCAGGAAGATTGTTGCTATTTCTTTTATGTACCAGCCGTGCCCCATAACTCCAATTACCAAAAACACAATGGTGAAAGTGAGCAGGTTTAATATAAAATATTGTACCGAATGCCTCAATGCAAATAAGCTTGATAGTAGAAATAACCCGGTTGCGACGGGTATAGCCGGTAAACTAAATGTGCTGTTTCCTATAAGAATCGCACTTAGTGGAAACCGGATTGAAAAAAGTATAAGGCCAATGGCTAGAACAATCAAAGCAAACCAGGCCGATTTTGATTTTATTTGCGGGATGGTTTCGTCAGTAGTTTGATTGTGCGAACGCCAATACGCATCGTCGGTGTAGACCAGTGATTTTTTGGGATCTTTCCGAATTTTAGAGGCATAGCGCAAAATATAAGTGAATCCAACCAGATTAATCACCGCCCACATAAAAATGCGGTATTCAATGCCCGAGAATAGCGGAATGTCGGATAATCCCTGTGCAACTCCAACGGTAAACGGATTTAAAAAAGCACCTGCAAACCCAAGGGCTGCAGCAATAAAACACATCGAAACACCAACAATTGAATCGTAGCCCATTGAAATAGCCAGCGGTACAAAAATTATGGTAAAGGCAATTGTTTCTTCACTCATCCCGAAAATGGCTCCAAACAAGCTAAATACGGTCATTGTGCCCACAAGTACAAGGTTGTTTACTCCAATTCCGGCTAGCCATTTTGATTTTTCCCAGCGTTTCGAAAATTTCAGAAATGAATAAATTCCCAGGTCAATCGATTTGCTTTCATTGAGTATCCAAAACGATCCACCAATTAATAGAATCAAGGCAATAATGTTTGTAGTGCGCAAAAAACCATCAAAGAACGAGGAAAAAATCTGCCAGCTTTGAATTTTGCTATCTGTAAAATGAAACGAACCGGCTTTTATTACACTGCGCTCAACACCATTTACCAGCACATCGTTTCGCTCGAATTCGCCCCCGGGAATCAGCCCGGTTAATACGGCACAAAAAACAATTAAAGCGAAAATGATGACATAGGTATGTGGAACTTTTTTGAGCATGTTTCTGAATTTAGTGCCCGAAGTTAGTAAAAAGACCGGCAAGGGGAAAGGGGTTCGTAGCGAAGAGCCAAGAATCAAGAGTTCCCACATACAATAATTTCCCCTCCATGAGGAGGGGTGTCGGCACCACCGGCTTTGTACAAAAAGTAAAACAACCAACGCTGACGGGGTGGTTTTCTTGAATCCGTCTTCCGACTCCCAATCCGACTTCTTTATTCTTTTTTCCCCATCCATTTTTATTTGACATAAACATTCTATACTTTTAGTCCACCTTAATCCGGCGACACAAACAGAAGATTCACAGTGTAGTAGAGTGCCCCAGAAAAGTTAAACAAGGGGAGTGTGTTACCTCTTGAAACTATTTTAATCTTTTATACAAGCTAAAATAGAATTACGAAAAACCTTTCCTTTTAAACAATAATATCGAGCCATGAAACCAAAACAACTTATCTTTCTGATTCTCGTACTAATCCTGTTTTCCTGCACACAACAAAGCAAACCGCCAACATATCTTGGTCAGAATATTCCTTTTG contains:
- a CDS encoding nitroreductase family protein, which translates into the protein MMQDLIRKNRSYRRFDSSVKISAEQVKAWIDLARLSGSGRNAQPLKYVVVTDEKMCDKIFPYIGWAGYLSEWKGPEEGERPVAYIAVLKDKKIADNHYCDDGIAMQSILLGAVEAGFGGCMIGSVNQRKVSILLDLPEHIELLWMIALGKPAEKVVIETAENDIKYWRDEEGVHHVPKRPLEEIILKTM
- a CDS encoding ZIP family metal transporter yields the protein MNLDWLLEYNPIMLALFAALFTWAVTALGAAMVFFFKKINQKVLNSMLGFAAGVMIAASFWSLLKPAIEMTEARGETGWIPAVVGFLSGGAFLLIIDNILPHLHLGLKMDKAEGIKTTWKRSVLLVLAITLHNIPEGLAVGVAFGALASNPEAGALAGAVALAMGIGLQNFPEGAAVSIPLRREGFSRLKAFNYGQLSGAVEPIAAVLGAYLVLVVTPILPYALSFAAGAMIFVVVEELIPESQTGNETDLSTIGAMLGFATMMLLDVALG
- a CDS encoding FGGY family carbohydrate kinase, encoding MHLLGIDIGSSSVKVSLINGENGDLVASSFHPKQEMKITAHKAGWAEQSPELWWENMKLALADVLAESKVAPETIESIGISYQMHGLVMIDKNMDVIRPSIIWCDSRAAKYGDQAFDEIGGQRCLTNLLNSPGNFTASKLKWVKENEPDLFAKVYKIMLPGDYIAMKLSGEVQTTVSGLSEGIMWNFKENSMADLLFENYGFSSDIIPEIVPTFAVQGQVSEKVANELGLSSKTKISYRAGDQPNNALSLNVLNPGEIATTAGTSGVVYGVSDEIKYDPQSRVNTFAHVNHTAEQARLGVLLCINGTGILNAWLKRMVGENLSYEQMNELASKVAIGSNGVTILPFGNGAERVLNNKNIGSQLSGINFNIHDKGHLLRAAQEGIVFSFNYGMEIMQNIGINASVIRAGKANMFLSPIFRNTLAGISGATIELYNTDGSVGAARGAGVGSGYYKSFNEAFGSLTKLETIEPDLTKKAEYEAAYGNWKSLLEKFI
- a CDS encoding YfcC family protein, producing the protein MLKKVPHTYVIIFALIVFCAVLTGLIPGGEFERNDVLVNGVERSVIKAGSFHFTDSKIQSWQIFSSFFDGFLRTTNIIALILLIGGSFWILNESKSIDLGIYSFLKFSKRWEKSKWLAGIGVNNLVLVGTMTVFSLFGAIFGMSEETIAFTIIFVPLAISMGYDSIVGVSMCFIAAALGFAGAFLNPFTVGVAQGLSDIPLFSGIEYRIFMWAVINLVGFTYILRYASKIRKDPKKSLVYTDDAYWRSHNQTTDETIPQIKSKSAWFALIVLAIGLILFSIRFPLSAILIGNSTFSLPAIPVATGLFLLSSLFALRHSVQYFILNLLTFTIVFLVIGVMGHGWYIKEIATIFLAMGIFSGIAANKSPNTITKLFLEGAKDILPAALIVGLARGIVVILEDGTVIDTILFYVSDSMKDFGKVGTLGIMYLIQTLLNVFIPSGSGQAALTIPIMSQISDLIGISRQATVVVFQLGDGFTNMITPTSGILIGVLGIARIPYEKWFKWIAPFMLILIVTGFLLLLPTAFLDLNGF
- a CDS encoding proline dehydrogenase family protein, producing the protein MLNKLIANILPYMPKKLVWVFSKRYIAGETIEEGLLASKLLNEKGIEVTIDLLGEFINTLSEAEDNKNQYIEIITRFTSEGVKGNFSLKPTMFGLLIDKDVCYNYIREIAVLAAQKDSFIRIDMEDSQCVDMEIEMFRKLRNEFPKNVGLVVQAYLRRTHSDLEVLNDINSEAHPINFRLCKGIYVEPANIAFKKFEEVREHFLADLKYMFENKMYVGIATHDKYLVEESIKMIQELNIPKSMYEFQMLYGVTPELRQMIVEDGHRMRVYVPYGVQWFNYSTRRLKENPKMAQHIIKALFIRG
- a CDS encoding GntR family transcriptional regulator, which translates into the protein MSDFKFTIDQNSNILKFQQLVDAIMNSISQNELKQGDMLPSVNQIMKECQLSRDTVFKAYAELKKRGAVESVPNRGYFVTKKIIKVFLFLDTFKAYKEVLYHSFLRTLPKNISVDLHFHHYNIGVFDKIITESVGKYSKYIVMNFDHPKVPTIIKKIPKEQLLIIDWNINTTTKQSVIYQNFGEAVFKCFRNNLKAIKKYEEFIFYYPSFTYHPKEVVDHFKHFCTTFKIKHKVIFENDEFTIKPGSLYFLVSDRTLANFLDQCAENGYEPGNEVGVISYNETPMKKYVKNGITVISTDFELMGQKAAEFVSNGELMRFEVPTTLKIRPSI
- a CDS encoding OmpH family outer membrane protein; this encodes MKGTSLVVSVVLFVAVAVLYVLHFTGGEKSQTDKIERVASTGGLKIAYIKADSVILNYNLSLDLHDEFTKMQEAYTTEYGGKRQTFEKEAAAFQEKLQRGGFLTEQRAVQERDRLLGKEQEIQKLDQELSTKLAEIQQENNTKILDNLMAYLKEYNDQAGYDYIVNGSSILVGDEAHNITAKVLNALNEKYAAEKSE
- the xylA gene encoding xylose isomerase — encoded protein: MSKAVYFPAVEKIKFEGKESKNPMAFRYYNPEKVVYGKTMAEWFKFSMAWWHTLCADGGDPFGGGTQNHPWVGAEDAVEAAKNKMDAGFEFMQKMGIEYYCFHDIDLVDEGNSIEEYEANLKAIVEYAKEKQAKTGIKLMWGTANVFSHARYMNGASTNPDFNAAARAMLQIKNSIDATIALGGKAYVFWGGREGYMSLLNTNMKREKQHLGTMLQMARDYGRSKGFTGTFLTEPKPMEPMKHQYDVDTETVIGFLKEFGLENDFKINIEVNHATLAGHTFEHELQCAVDNGMLGAIDANRGDVQNGWDTDQFPVDLYELTQAMIVVLKGGGMQGGGTNFDAKIRRNSTDNEDLFIAHIGAMDVMARALETAAAILEDSPYEEMLTERYASYDAGKGKEFEEGKLSFEDVYAYAKANGEPKQISGKQELYEALVNMYI
- a CDS encoding glycosyltransferase family A protein, translated to MFADSYLNKNNNEPIIQSDAEPGTAIIVVIPCFREPEIKQTLESLKACHLPSCKVEVIVLINHSEIATPSVKEYNNATHAELTCWIENNEIEGLKFYAPAPIELKKKWAGAGLARKKGMDEAVRRFNKLDTPDGIVVSLDADTLVEQNYLVEIENYFQQNAKHVGATLAFEHQKEGLKPKQKEGILLYEKYLSYYKQSLDFTGYPYSLFTIGSAFAVRALAYVKRGGMNRRQAGEDFYFLQNLVQMGRVGEINTTRVYPSARLSDRVPFGTGPILQKWMNGEEDLTLSYNFQAFVDLKALFDVKNSLFKIDETAFENTLQNLPATVAEFIRIDGFWRELENLNKNCSALQTFQTRFYQTFNAFKILKYLNFAHETYFRKANLEEQLLLLNTAVLTQSNIK
- a CDS encoding 4Fe-4S binding protein, which produces MAYKISDECIACGTCIDECPVDAIAEGDIYTIDPELCTDCGSCAEVCPVEAIAIDE